Proteins encoded in a region of the Ralstonia pseudosolanacearum genome:
- a CDS encoding CobW family GTP-binding protein, translated as MSKLIPVTILTGFLGSGKTTLLKRILTEQHGMKIAVIENEFGEENIDNDILVQDGSEQIVQMSNGCICCTIRGDLVAALSDLLTRRDKGELQFDRVVIETTGVANPGPVAQTFFMDDEIAARYLLDAVITLVDAKHGNQQLDKQEEAQRQVGFADAIFITKGDLVSDDDVEALRHRLLHMNPRAPIRTANFGEAPIDTIFDLRGFNLNAKLEIDPDFLREDDHDHGHEHDHACSPDCDHDHDHGHDHHHGHGHHQHHGHAHHTDRIASFVFRSERPFNYTKLEEFLSGVLNVYGEKLLRYKGVLYMEGVDRKVVFQGVHQLMGSDVGGKWDGETPGNRMVFIGVDLPRDTILKGLENCLA; from the coding sequence ATGTCCAAACTGATCCCGGTCACCATCCTGACGGGCTTTCTCGGCAGCGGGAAAACCACGCTGCTCAAGCGCATCCTGACCGAACAGCACGGCATGAAGATCGCCGTGATCGAGAACGAGTTCGGCGAGGAGAACATCGACAACGACATCCTCGTGCAGGACGGCAGCGAGCAGATCGTGCAGATGAGCAACGGCTGCATCTGCTGCACCATCCGCGGCGACCTGGTGGCTGCGCTGTCCGACCTGCTCACGCGCCGCGACAAGGGCGAGCTGCAGTTCGACCGCGTGGTCATCGAGACCACCGGTGTGGCCAACCCGGGCCCGGTCGCACAGACCTTCTTCATGGACGACGAGATCGCCGCCCGCTACCTGCTGGACGCCGTCATCACGCTGGTCGACGCCAAGCACGGCAACCAGCAGCTCGACAAGCAGGAAGAAGCGCAGCGCCAGGTGGGCTTCGCCGACGCGATCTTCATTACCAAGGGCGACCTGGTCTCCGACGACGACGTCGAGGCGCTGCGCCACCGCCTGCTGCACATGAACCCGCGCGCGCCGATCCGCACCGCCAACTTCGGCGAGGCGCCGATCGACACCATCTTCGACCTGCGCGGCTTCAACCTGAACGCCAAGCTGGAGATCGACCCCGACTTCCTGCGCGAGGACGACCACGATCACGGTCATGAGCACGACCACGCCTGCTCGCCCGACTGCGATCACGATCACGACCATGGCCACGATCACCATCACGGGCACGGCCATCACCAGCATCACGGCCACGCGCACCATACCGACCGCATCGCCTCGTTCGTCTTCCGCAGCGAACGGCCGTTCAACTACACCAAGCTGGAGGAATTCCTCTCCGGCGTGCTCAATGTCTACGGCGAGAAGCTGCTGCGCTACAAGGGCGTGCTGTACATGGAGGGCGTCGACCGCAAGGTGGTGTTCCAGGGCGTGCACCAGCTGATGGGCAGCGACGTGGGCGGCAAGTGGGACGGCGAGACGCCCGGCAACCGCATGGTCTTCATCGGCGTGGACCTGCCGCGCGACACCATCCTGAAGGGCCTGGAGAACTGCCTGGCCTGA
- a CDS encoding class I SAM-dependent rRNA methyltransferase yields MQTLILKPGKERSLLRRHPWIFANAIDRVEGRPASGTTMVVRAHDGRFLARAAFSPTSQIRARVWSFDEAEPIDHAFFKRRIAAAAAYRRDWVRDTDAVRLVMGEADGLPGLIVDQYGTGAAGQLVCQFSATGVEHWKEAIVAALVKETGCPNVYERSDVSVREREGLPQQTGVLAGAEPPADLSATEHGVRYYVDVRAGHKTGFYVDQRDNRALVGALARDRDVLNCFCYTGGFSLAALKGGARSVVSIDSSGEALAVAERNVALNGFDAARAEWLDADVFKSLRNFRAEGRQFDLIVLDPPKFAASAQQVDRAARAYKEINLVGLQLLRPGGLLFTYSCSGAIDADLFQKIVAGAAADARVTARIQRRLSAGLDHPLLASFPEGEYLKGLLLQVG; encoded by the coding sequence ATGCAAACCCTGATTCTCAAGCCCGGCAAGGAGCGCTCGCTGCTGCGCCGGCACCCGTGGATATTCGCCAACGCCATCGACCGCGTGGAAGGCCGCCCGGCCTCCGGCACCACCATGGTGGTCCGCGCGCACGACGGCCGCTTCCTGGCCCGCGCCGCGTTCAGCCCCACCTCGCAGATCCGCGCGCGGGTGTGGTCTTTCGATGAAGCCGAGCCGATCGATCATGCCTTCTTCAAGCGCCGCATCGCCGCCGCCGCAGCGTACCGGCGCGACTGGGTGCGCGACACCGACGCCGTGCGCCTGGTCATGGGCGAGGCCGACGGCCTGCCCGGACTGATCGTCGACCAGTACGGCACGGGCGCCGCAGGCCAGCTGGTGTGCCAGTTCAGCGCGACCGGCGTCGAGCACTGGAAGGAGGCGATCGTCGCCGCGCTGGTCAAGGAGACCGGCTGCCCCAACGTGTACGAACGCTCGGACGTGAGCGTGCGCGAGCGCGAGGGCCTGCCGCAGCAGACCGGCGTGCTGGCCGGCGCCGAGCCGCCCGCCGACCTGTCGGCCACCGAGCACGGCGTGCGCTACTACGTGGACGTGCGCGCCGGCCACAAGACCGGCTTCTACGTGGACCAGCGCGACAACCGCGCGCTGGTCGGCGCGCTGGCGCGGGACCGCGACGTGCTCAACTGCTTCTGCTACACCGGCGGCTTCTCGCTGGCGGCGCTCAAGGGCGGGGCGCGCTCGGTGGTCTCGATCGACTCGTCGGGCGAGGCGCTGGCGGTGGCCGAGCGCAACGTCGCGCTCAACGGCTTCGATGCGGCGCGCGCCGAATGGCTGGATGCCGATGTCTTCAAGTCGCTGCGCAACTTCCGCGCCGAGGGCCGCCAGTTCGACCTGATCGTGCTGGACCCGCCCAAGTTCGCCGCCTCCGCGCAGCAGGTGGACCGCGCCGCGCGGGCCTACAAGGAGATCAACCTGGTCGGCCTGCAACTGCTGCGGCCGGGCGGCCTGCTGTTCACGTATTCGTGCTCGGGCGCCATCGACGCCGACCTGTTCCAGAAGATCGTGGCCGGCGCGGCAGCCGATGCCCGGGTGACGGCACGCATCCAGCGGCGGCTCTCGGCCGGGCTGGACCATCCGCTGCTCGCCAGCTTCCCCGAAGGCGAATACCTCAAGGGCCTGCTGCTGCAGGTGGGCTGA
- the zigA gene encoding zinc metallochaperone GTPase ZigA: MSRPLPVTVLSGFLGAGKTTLLNHVLANREGKRVAVIVNDLSDVNIDAQLVGDGTATSAQLSRTDERMVELSNGCICCTLREDLLDEIARLAREDRFDYLLIESTGVAEPLPIAETFTFEDAEGRLLSDLARLDTMVTVVDAQHFLADYDAADFLADRGQARDEDDDRTVVDLLIEQVEFCDVIVLNKTDLVDEAERERLAGILHSLNPRARILPASFGHVPLDAILNTHRFDFDAAAAAPAWLAELRGEHVAETEALGIRSFVYRRRRPFHPQRLWDLMHTEWLREHGRVLRSKGYFWLAPRMDVAGSWGQAGGVMRHGGAGAWWAAVDTAEWPDEDEARADIADKMHDNGAPAPWGDRRQELVFIGIDLDEAALAASLDACLLTDAEFAAGPAAWAELPDPFPDWGFDDDHGEAEDDHEHGDDCDCGHPH, translated from the coding sequence ATGTCCCGTCCGCTTCCCGTCACCGTGCTGTCCGGCTTCCTTGGCGCCGGCAAGACCACGCTGCTCAACCACGTGCTCGCCAACCGCGAGGGCAAGCGCGTGGCCGTGATCGTCAATGACCTGTCGGACGTCAACATCGACGCGCAGCTCGTGGGCGACGGCACCGCTACGAGCGCCCAGCTCTCGCGCACCGACGAGCGCATGGTGGAGCTGTCCAACGGCTGCATCTGCTGCACGCTGCGTGAGGACCTGCTCGACGAGATCGCCCGCCTGGCGCGCGAAGACCGCTTCGACTACCTGCTGATCGAATCGACCGGCGTGGCCGAGCCGCTGCCCATCGCCGAGACCTTCACCTTCGAGGATGCCGAAGGCCGGCTGCTGTCCGACCTGGCACGGCTCGACACCATGGTGACGGTGGTCGATGCCCAGCACTTCCTGGCCGACTACGACGCCGCCGACTTCCTCGCCGACCGCGGCCAGGCCCGCGACGAGGACGATGACCGCACCGTGGTCGATCTGCTGATCGAGCAGGTCGAGTTCTGCGACGTGATCGTGCTCAACAAGACCGACCTGGTGGACGAAGCCGAGCGCGAGCGGCTGGCCGGCATCCTGCATTCGCTGAACCCGCGCGCGCGCATCCTGCCGGCGTCGTTCGGCCACGTGCCGCTGGACGCGATCCTGAACACCCACCGCTTCGATTTCGACGCCGCCGCCGCCGCGCCCGCGTGGCTGGCCGAACTGCGCGGCGAACACGTGGCCGAGACCGAAGCGCTCGGCATCCGCAGCTTCGTCTACCGCCGCCGCCGCCCCTTCCACCCGCAGCGCCTGTGGGACCTGATGCATACCGAATGGCTGCGCGAGCACGGCCGCGTGCTGCGCTCCAAGGGCTACTTCTGGCTGGCGCCGCGCATGGACGTGGCCGGCAGCTGGGGGCAGGCCGGCGGCGTGATGCGCCACGGCGGCGCCGGTGCATGGTGGGCCGCCGTCGACACGGCCGAATGGCCCGACGAAGACGAAGCCCGTGCCGACATCGCCGACAAGATGCACGACAACGGTGCGCCCGCGCCGTGGGGCGACCGCCGCCAGGAACTGGTCTTCATCGGCATCGACCTGGACGAGGCCGCGCTGGCGGCGAGCCTGGACGCCTGCCTGCTGACCGACGCCGAATTCGCCGCCGGCCCCGCGGCCTGGGCCGAGCTGCCCGACCCGTTCCCCGACTGGGGCTTCGACGATGACCACGGCGAGGCGGAAGACGACCACGAGCACGGCGACGACTGCGACTGCGGCCATCCCCACTAA
- the dksA gene encoding RNA polymerase-binding protein DksA: MSSKKLLTEAEILKMGDKDYMNEAQLAFFKDRLEKLRDDILKNAGQTTEHLRETVIVPDPADRATIEEEHALELRTRDRERKLLKKVEQSIARIDEGNYGYCDETGEPIGIPRLLARPTATLTLEAQERREKRQKLFGD; the protein is encoded by the coding sequence ATGAGCAGCAAGAAACTACTCACCGAAGCCGAAATCCTGAAGATGGGCGACAAGGATTACATGAACGAGGCCCAGCTTGCCTTCTTCAAGGACCGGCTTGAAAAGCTCCGCGACGACATTCTCAAGAATGCCGGCCAGACCACCGAGCACCTGCGCGAAACCGTGATCGTGCCGGACCCGGCCGACCGCGCCACGATCGAGGAAGAGCACGCGCTGGAACTGCGCACCCGCGATCGCGAGCGCAAGCTGCTCAAGAAGGTCGAGCAGTCGATCGCCCGCATCGACGAGGGCAACTATGGCTATTGCGACGAAACCGGCGAGCCGATCGGCATCCCGCGTCTGCTGGCCCGCCCGACCGCCACACTGACGCTGGAGGCGCAGGAGCGCCGTGAAAAGCGCCAGAAGCTGTTTGGCGACTGA
- a CDS encoding IS5 family transposase (programmed frameshift) produces the protein MRKKTYPSDMSRERFEPIRPLLEQARKRTKPRTVDLYEVWCAVLYLLRTGCQWRALPSDFPKWRTVHSYFAKWSEPDEQGVSLLERALKKSQVGAARARQGRNACTTFLIVDAQSVKNTDTAAHKGYDAGKKVSGIKRHIAVDTQGLPHAVAVTTAEVTDRKGALQALKRCKPGLSRVQSLLADNGYVGEPFAQGVRDALSEEVTVQIAKRSELHTFKVIPQRWVVERSFAWLEKNRRLWKNCERKLNTSLQFVHLAFLALLLRRS, from the exons ATGCGCAAGAAGACCTACCCAAGTGACATGAGCCGGGAGCGGTTCGAGCCGATTCGCCCGCTGCTGGAACAGGCCCGCAAGAGAACCAAGCCGAGAACGGTGGACCTGTACGAGGTGTGGTGCGCAGTGCTGTACCTGCTGCGCACAGGCTGCCAATGGCGTGCGTTGCCCAGCGACTTCCCCAAATGGCGCACAGTGCATTCGTACTTCGCCAAATGGAGCGAGCCCGACGAGCAAGGCGTGAGCCTGCTGGAGCGGGCGCTCAAAAAATC TCAGGTTGGCGCGGCCCGCGCCAGACAGGGGCGCAACGCCTGCACGACGTTCTTGATCGTGGACGCGCAGAGCGTGAAGAACACGGACACGGCGGCGCACAAGGGCTATGACGCGGGCAAGAAGGTTTCGGGCATCAAACGCCATATCGCAGTGGACACGCAGGGTCTGCCGCATGCCGTGGCGGTGACGACCGCCGAGGTGACAGATCGCAAGGGGGCGCTACAGGCGCTCAAGCGCTGCAAGCCCGGCTTGAGCCGAGTGCAAAGTTTGCTGGCCGACAATGGTTATGTGGGCGAGCCTTTTGCGCAGGGCGTGCGCGACGCCTTGAGCGAAGAGGTGACGGTGCAGATTGCCAAACGTAGCGAACTGCACACCTTCAAGGTGATACCCCAACGCTGGGTTGTGGAGCGCAGCTTTGCGTGGCTGGAGAAGAACCGCAGGCTATGGAAGAACTGCGAACGCAAACTCAACACCAGCCTGCAATTCGTTCATCTAGCCTTCCTGGCCCTGTTGCTCAGGAGATCGTGA
- a CDS encoding DUF484 family protein encodes MSTMNAQDVANYLQAHPAFFEEHAELLAAVQLTSPHSHRAVSLQERQMEILRDKNKHLELKLSDLVRHGNENDRTQQRIHAWTARLVSEADSHALPYAVQDGLREIFEVPAVALRVWQVSEEFAHLEVALGVSEEVRLFAAGLRAPYCGPNAGFEAAGWLELTEGGKSEGDAIQSVAIVTLRLPVRDGADAGAAPAFGLLVLGSPDARRFHDGMGTTYLAQIGELAAAALNRLRD; translated from the coding sequence CGAAGAGCACGCCGAACTGCTGGCCGCCGTCCAGCTGACCAGCCCGCACAGCCACCGCGCGGTCTCGCTGCAGGAGCGCCAGATGGAGATCCTGCGCGACAAGAACAAGCACCTGGAGCTCAAGCTGTCGGACCTGGTCCGCCACGGCAACGAGAACGACCGCACGCAGCAGCGCATCCACGCGTGGACCGCGCGCCTGGTCAGCGAGGCCGACTCGCATGCGCTACCCTACGCGGTGCAGGACGGGCTGCGCGAGATCTTCGAGGTGCCGGCCGTGGCGCTGCGGGTGTGGCAGGTGTCCGAGGAATTCGCGCACCTGGAAGTGGCGCTGGGCGTGAGCGAAGAAGTGCGCCTGTTCGCCGCCGGCCTGCGTGCGCCGTACTGCGGCCCCAATGCCGGCTTCGAGGCGGCCGGCTGGCTGGAGCTGACCGAAGGCGGCAAGAGCGAGGGCGACGCCATTCAATCGGTCGCCATCGTCACGCTGCGCTTGCCGGTGCGCGACGGTGCCGATGCCGGCGCCGCGCCGGCCTTCGGCCTGCTGGTGCTGGGCTCGCCGGATGCGCGCCGCTTCCACGATGGCATGGGCACCACGTATCTCGCGCAGATCGGCGAACTGGCCGCCGCCGCGCTGAACCGCCTGCGCGACTGA
- a CDS encoding ABC transporter substrate-binding protein has product MPVLRLLRAASAVATLSLAMALAPAAAHAQPPSTLVVGLSGDITSLDPHFHNVTPNANVAEHLFETLVAKDDRMRMRPGLAISWRAVSDTVWELKLRPGVQFHDGSEFTSADVVYSLARPATIKNSPSPYTIYTRGFKDVTALDKLTVRITTNGPYPLVPNDLSTLYIVSKKAAEKAGPDDFNNGRALIGTGPYKFVSFTKGDRLELARNDAYWGKKPQWDHVTLRILTADASRVAALLAGDVQVIESVPPPDIKRLTANPAVSVFKMPAFRLMYLHMDSGRDVSPFVTDKAGRPLAKNPLKDVRVRQAISLAISRQAIADHVMEGAAEPTGQLINSTLFGHVPGLKAPVADVAAAKTLLTQAGYPDGFGITLHATNNRYVNDSRVAQAIASMLARVGIATRVETMPSATFFMRANKLEFSFLLAGWGADTGEASSCLKALLATYDPARGWGASNRGRYSSPALDAKLAEALQTLDDARREKLLQEATEIGMREAGVIPLYFNINAWAAHKGYTVVPHLDDRTHAFEVTR; this is encoded by the coding sequence ATGCCGGTCCTGCGTCTGCTGCGCGCCGCGAGTGCGGTCGCCACGCTGTCCCTTGCCATGGCGCTCGCACCCGCTGCGGCCCATGCGCAGCCGCCGTCCACGCTGGTGGTCGGCCTGTCGGGCGACATCACCTCGCTCGATCCGCACTTCCACAACGTCACCCCCAACGCGAACGTCGCCGAACACCTGTTCGAGACGCTGGTCGCCAAGGACGACAGGATGCGCATGCGGCCCGGCCTGGCGATCTCCTGGCGGGCCGTCAGCGACACCGTGTGGGAGCTCAAGCTGCGCCCCGGCGTGCAGTTCCACGACGGCAGCGAATTCACCTCGGCCGACGTGGTGTACTCGCTGGCCCGGCCGGCCACCATCAAGAACAGCCCATCGCCGTACACCATCTACACGCGCGGCTTCAAGGACGTCACGGCGCTCGACAAGCTGACCGTGCGCATCACCACCAACGGACCGTACCCGCTGGTGCCGAACGACCTGTCGACCCTCTACATCGTGTCGAAGAAGGCCGCCGAGAAAGCCGGCCCCGACGATTTCAACAACGGCCGCGCGCTGATCGGCACCGGACCGTACAAGTTCGTCTCGTTCACCAAGGGCGACCGCTTGGAGCTGGCGCGCAACGACGCCTACTGGGGCAAGAAGCCGCAATGGGATCACGTGACGCTGCGCATCCTGACCGCCGACGCCTCGCGCGTGGCCGCGCTGCTGGCCGGCGACGTGCAGGTCATCGAGAGCGTGCCGCCGCCCGACATCAAGCGGCTGACGGCCAATCCGGCGGTCTCGGTGTTCAAGATGCCGGCGTTCCGCCTGATGTACCTGCACATGGATTCGGGGCGCGACGTGTCGCCGTTCGTGACCGACAAGGCCGGCCGGCCGCTGGCGAAGAATCCGCTCAAGGACGTGCGCGTGCGCCAGGCGATCTCGCTGGCGATCTCGCGCCAGGCCATCGCCGACCACGTCATGGAAGGCGCGGCCGAGCCGACCGGCCAGCTCATCAACAGCACGCTGTTCGGCCACGTGCCCGGCCTGAAGGCGCCGGTGGCCGACGTGGCCGCCGCGAAGACACTGCTGACCCAGGCCGGCTACCCCGATGGCTTCGGCATCACGCTGCACGCCACCAACAACCGCTACGTCAACGACAGCCGCGTCGCGCAGGCGATCGCGTCGATGCTCGCGCGCGTGGGCATCGCCACCCGGGTCGAGACCATGCCGTCGGCCACGTTCTTCATGCGCGCCAACAAGCTGGAGTTCTCGTTCCTGCTGGCCGGCTGGGGCGCGGATACGGGCGAGGCCAGTTCCTGCCTGAAAGCCCTGCTGGCCACCTACGACCCGGCGCGCGGCTGGGGCGCCTCCAACCGGGGCCGCTACTCCAGCCCCGCGCTCGACGCCAAGCTGGCCGAGGCCCTGCAAACGCTCGACGACGCCAGGCGCGAGAAGCTGCTGCAGGAGGCAACGGAGATCGGCATGCGCGAGGCCGGGGTGATTCCGCTCTACTTCAACATCAACGCCTGGGCGGCGCACAAGGGCTATACGGTGGTGCCGCACCTGGACGACCGCACCCACGCCTTCGAGGTGACGCGCTAG
- a CDS encoding Fur family transcriptional regulator, translated as MNSPAPRDVPTTFHPDAPEAAARARLRGLGSRVTEPRVRVLAALMQGGAPLSHQAVCDALPADAGIDRVTVYRVLDWLVAGGIVHKTAGADRVFRFSLAEHDAAREAAHRAHSHFHCTQCGRDFCLETATPPAVPTPALPAGFAADHAELTIKGCCADCAARHQTGNAPCPN; from the coding sequence ATGAACAGCCCGGCTCCACGCGACGTTCCCACCACTTTCCACCCGGATGCGCCCGAAGCAGCGGCCCGGGCGCGCCTGCGCGGGCTGGGCAGCCGCGTGACCGAGCCGCGCGTGCGCGTGCTGGCCGCGCTGATGCAGGGCGGTGCCCCGCTGTCGCACCAGGCCGTCTGCGACGCGCTGCCCGCCGATGCCGGCATCGACCGCGTGACGGTCTACCGCGTGCTCGACTGGCTGGTGGCCGGCGGCATCGTCCACAAGACGGCTGGCGCCGACCGCGTGTTCCGCTTCAGCCTCGCCGAGCACGACGCCGCACGCGAAGCCGCGCACCGGGCCCACAGCCACTTCCACTGCACCCAGTGCGGGCGGGACTTCTGCCTGGAAACGGCCACGCCGCCGGCCGTGCCGACGCCCGCCCTGCCTGCCGGCTTTGCCGCCGACCACGCCGAACTCACCATCAAGGGCTGCTGCGCCGACTGCGCCGCCCGCCACCAGACAGGAAACGCACCATGTCCAAACTGA
- a CDS encoding lactonase family protein, which translates to MTRFNRFRRTLMQWTGSLPLLGALPLSKLAQAQGAEQPAAAGTPPAGGTRAPRFAYVGTYTFDAPGGTAGGPPARGIYVLAPRGDAWSQVQVVESANPSFLAVHPNQRCLYAINEIDVYEGRATGTAEAYAIDPRDGRLTLLNRQPLSLSGTIPAHVAVSPDGQHLAVALYGGGAYNVLPIGADGRLGSVSGLFKDTGSGPDTARQEAPHAHMVLFDPTGRHLLGTDLGTDRINVFALEDGKLTPRDRAQLKPGGGPRHLALHPSGTLLYVISELDGTVACHGYDPATGRVLDERQRIATTPADYTGQKNGAALVIHPSGRFLYASNRRLQSEHPLADSIAAFSIDPASGRLAALQYWSEGLRFPRALTMADDGRHLYALSQKGDTILRLRIDDATGRLDQPAVVAKVPTPVCLVFAG; encoded by the coding sequence ATGACCCGTTTCAACCGCTTTCGCAGAACCCTCATGCAGTGGACCGGTAGCCTGCCCTTGCTGGGCGCATTGCCTCTTTCCAAACTTGCCCAGGCGCAGGGCGCCGAGCAGCCCGCCGCCGCGGGCACGCCGCCGGCCGGCGGCACGCGGGCGCCGCGCTTCGCCTATGTCGGCACCTATACGTTCGACGCGCCGGGCGGCACGGCGGGCGGGCCGCCCGCGCGCGGCATCTACGTGCTGGCGCCGCGCGGCGATGCCTGGTCGCAGGTGCAGGTGGTGGAGAGCGCCAACCCGTCGTTCCTGGCGGTGCACCCGAATCAGCGCTGCCTGTACGCCATCAACGAGATCGATGTCTACGAAGGCCGCGCCACCGGCACCGCCGAGGCCTATGCCATCGACCCGCGCGACGGCCGGCTGACGCTGCTGAACCGGCAGCCGCTGTCGCTGTCGGGCACGATTCCCGCGCACGTGGCGGTGTCGCCGGACGGGCAGCATCTGGCCGTGGCGCTGTACGGCGGCGGCGCGTACAACGTGCTGCCGATCGGCGCGGACGGCCGGCTGGGCAGCGTCTCGGGCCTGTTCAAGGACACCGGCTCCGGGCCCGACACCGCGCGCCAGGAAGCGCCGCACGCCCACATGGTGCTGTTCGACCCGACCGGCCGGCACCTCCTGGGCACGGATCTCGGCACCGACCGCATCAACGTGTTCGCGCTGGAAGACGGCAAGCTGACGCCGCGCGACCGCGCCCAGCTCAAGCCCGGCGGCGGTCCGCGCCACCTGGCGCTGCATCCGTCCGGCACGCTGCTCTACGTCATCAGCGAACTGGACGGCACCGTGGCCTGCCACGGCTACGACCCCGCCACGGGGCGCGTGCTGGACGAGCGCCAGCGCATCGCCACCACGCCGGCCGACTACACCGGGCAGAAGAACGGCGCGGCGCTGGTGATACATCCATCGGGGCGCTTCCTGTATGCCTCCAACCGGCGGCTGCAATCGGAGCACCCGCTGGCCGACAGCATCGCCGCGTTCAGCATCGACCCGGCCTCCGGCAGGCTCGCCGCGCTCCAGTACTGGAGCGAGGGCCTGCGCTTCCCGCGCGCGCTGACCATGGCGGACGACGGCCGCCACCTCTACGCGCTGAGCCAGAAGGGCGACACGATCCTGCGCTTACGCATCGACGACGCCACCGGCAGGCTGGATCAGCCGGCCGTGGTCGCCAAGGTGCCGACGCCGGTGTGCCTGGTGTTCGCGGGGTAG
- the xerC gene encoding tyrosine recombinase XerC: MPPSAPDDDRDAPAPPHPQIAAYLDALKFERKLSAHTLASYARELAVLQQLGARFAAGIDPMQLQPHHIRRMMAQLHGGGLSGRSIARALSAWRGWYKWLALRDAAVTANPVDGIHAPKSPKRLPKALSVEQAVALMERLPGDAPEAVRDRAVNELFYSCGLRLSELVGLDLRHAKAGDYVSASWLDLEAREVTVLGKGNKRRTVPVGSKAAEALAAWLAVRAQLAPPDAAPEDAHALFLSARGKRLTQRQIQTRMKRNAIAAGVPAEVHPHVLRHSFATHMLQSSGDLRAVQELLGHASIASTQVYTSLDFQHLAKIYDQAHPRAKKK; the protein is encoded by the coding sequence ATGCCGCCGTCTGCTCCCGACGATGACCGCGACGCCCCGGCGCCGCCCCATCCGCAGATCGCGGCCTACCTCGACGCGCTGAAGTTCGAGCGCAAGCTGTCGGCGCACACGCTGGCGAGCTACGCCCGCGAGCTGGCCGTGCTGCAGCAGCTCGGCGCGCGGTTCGCGGCGGGCATCGACCCGATGCAGCTGCAGCCGCACCACATCCGCCGCATGATGGCGCAGCTGCACGGCGGCGGCCTGTCGGGCCGCAGCATCGCGCGGGCGCTGTCGGCGTGGCGCGGCTGGTACAAGTGGCTGGCGCTGCGCGATGCCGCCGTCACCGCCAACCCGGTCGACGGCATCCACGCGCCCAAGAGCCCGAAGCGGCTGCCCAAGGCGCTCTCGGTCGAACAGGCCGTCGCGCTGATGGAGCGGTTGCCCGGCGACGCCCCCGAAGCCGTCCGCGACCGCGCCGTCAACGAGCTGTTCTATTCGTGCGGGCTGCGGCTGTCGGAACTGGTCGGGCTCGACCTGCGCCACGCGAAGGCCGGCGACTACGTCTCGGCGAGCTGGCTCGATCTGGAGGCACGCGAAGTGACGGTGCTCGGCAAGGGCAACAAGCGCCGGACCGTGCCGGTGGGCAGCAAGGCCGCCGAGGCCCTGGCCGCGTGGCTGGCGGTGCGAGCACAGCTGGCGCCGCCCGACGCCGCCCCGGAAGACGCCCACGCGCTGTTCCTGTCGGCGCGCGGCAAACGGCTGACGCAGCGGCAGATCCAGACCCGGATGAAGCGCAACGCCATCGCCGCGGGCGTGCCGGCGGAGGTGCATCCGCACGTACTGCGGCATTCGTTCGCCACGCACATGCTGCAATCCTCCGGCGACCTGCGCGCGGTGCAGGAACTGCTCGGGCACGCCAGCATCGCCAGCACGCAGGTTTATACTTCGCTCGATTTCCAGCACCTGGCCAAGATCTACGATCAGGCCCATCCGCGCGCAAAGAAGAAATGA
- the hslV gene encoding ATP-dependent protease subunit HslV: MEQYHGTTIVSVRRGNQVALGGDGQVTLGNIVMKGTARKVRTIFDGKVLVGFAGATADAFSLLDRFEAKLQKYQGHLLRAAVDLAKDWRTDRALRHLEAMLIVADHESTLVITGNGDVLDPEGGIAAIGSGGAYAQSAAKALMENTELAPRDVVEKSLRIAGELCIYTNTNFVIETLE, encoded by the coding sequence ATGGAACAGTATCACGGCACCACCATCGTCAGCGTGCGGCGCGGCAACCAGGTCGCGCTCGGCGGCGACGGCCAGGTCACGCTGGGCAACATCGTGATGAAGGGCACGGCCCGCAAGGTGCGCACCATTTTCGACGGCAAGGTGCTGGTGGGCTTTGCCGGCGCCACGGCCGACGCGTTCTCGCTGCTGGACCGCTTCGAGGCCAAGCTGCAGAAATACCAGGGCCACCTGCTGCGCGCCGCCGTCGACCTCGCCAAGGACTGGCGCACCGACCGCGCGCTGCGCCACCTCGAGGCCATGCTGATCGTCGCCGACCACGAATCGACGCTGGTCATCACCGGCAACGGCGACGTGCTGGATCCGGAAGGCGGCATCGCCGCGATCGGCTCGGGCGGCGCATACGCGCAGTCGGCCGCCAAGGCGCTGATGGAAAACACCGAGCTGGCGCCGCGCGACGTGGTGGAGAAATCGCTGAGGATCGCCGGCGAGCTCTGCATCTACACCAACACCAATTTCGTGATCGAGACGCTGGAATAA